DNA sequence from the Streptomyces tsukubensis genome:
ACCGCTCCCGGGGCCCCGGACGTGATCCGTACCGAAGCGCTCCGCAAGGTGTATCCGGGCACGGACTTCGCCGCGGTCGACGGGATCGGACTGCGGGTGCGGCAGGGCGAGTTCTTCGGTCTGCTGGGGCCCAACGGCGCGGGCAAGACCACCACCGTCGGCATGCTCACCGGGCGGGTGGTGCCGACCTCGGGGTCCGCGTACGTGGGGACCGTGGACGTGGTGCGGCAGCCCGCGCTGGCCAAGCAGATCATCGCCTGTGTCACCCAGCAGAACACGCTGGACCGGGCGCTGACGGTCCGGGAGAACCTCTACTTCCACGGGCTGCTGTTCGGGATCCCCCGCAAGGAGTCGCTGCGCCGGGCGGACGAGCTGCTCGAACGGTTCGCGCTGGCCCGCTGGCGCGACGCCTCCGTGTACGCCCTGTCGGGCGGTATGGCGCAGCGGCTGATGCTGGCCCGGGCGGTCTTCCACCGGCCGGCCGTGCTCTTCCTCGACGAGCCGACGGCCGGTCTCGACCCGCAGGGCAGGCTCGCGCTCTGGGAGGCGCTGGACGAGCTGATCGCGGACGGCCGGACGATCCTGCTGACCACGCACAACATGGAGGAGGCCGACCAGCTCTGCGACCGGGTCGCGATCGTGGACCACGGCCGGATCCTGGCCCTGGACACACCCGCCGCGCTGAAGCGGGGCCTGGGCGCGGACACCACCGTCACGGTGGTCGCGCGGGGGCGGGCGGAGGAGTTGGCGCACCGTCTGGAGGAGGACATTCCGGAGGTGGTGCGGACCCGGCTCACGGACGGCGGGGTCGAGCTTCAGGTCTCGGGGAACGACCGGCTGGTGCCCCGGGTGGTGGCGAGCGCCGAGGCGGGCGGCTTCGAGCTGGTCGATCTGTCGCTGTCGCAGAGCACCCTGGAGACCGTCTTCATCAGTCTCACCGGGAAGGAGCTGAGGGAGTGATGGCCGCAGCCGACGGCCCGCCGGAGGGAACGGACGTCACGGCCGCGGGGAGCGGTCCCGGCCGGGCGTCCGCGGCCGCCGTGGCGGAGGAGGGCATGCCCGGTCCGCGGCGTTCGTCGGGCACGGCAGCCCGCTCCGCGCTGTCGGCGCTGATCCGCCGCGATCTGACGGTGCTGCGGAAGAACTTCGGCGAGTTCGCGGGCCGGACGATCATGCAGCCCTTTCTGCTGGTCTTCATCTTCCTGTACGTCTTCCCGGTGATCGGCCAGGGGGTGGGCTCGGGCGGCGGTACGGCCGGGGAGTCCGAGTTCGCCACCGTCCTGGTGCCGGGGGTGGTGTCGATCGCCGTGATGTTCCAGGGCATCCAGTCGGTCGCCATCCAGATGTCGCAGGAGTTCGGCTTCACCCGCGAAATCGAGGACCGGGTGCAGGCGCCCTGCCCGATCTGGCTGGTCGCCGTGGCGCGGGTGCTGTCCGGCGCGGTCCAGGGGCTGATCTCGGCCGCGCTCGTCCTGCCGATCGCGGCCGTCGTCCACGCTCCGGGCGTCCGCCCCGATCTCCATCTGCACTGGGGGGTGGTGCTGACGCTGATCCCGCTGTCGTGCCTGGCGATGACCGCGCTGGGGCTGCTGCTGGGCACCACCTTCGAGCCGCGGAACATCGGGGTGATGTTCGGCTTCGTGGTGCTGCCGCTGGTCTTCCTGGGCGGTACGTACTACCAGTGGACCGAGCTGTCGGCGGTGGAGGTCGGCGGCTTCCCCTGGCTCCAGACGCTGGTGCTGCTCAATCCGCTGATCTACATCAGCGAGGGCATGCGGGCCGGGTTCACGGATGTCTCGCATATGCCGCTGTACGTGGTGTATCCGGTGCTCATCGGGTTCTGTGTGCTCTTCCTCGGCCTCGGCCTGCGCAACTTCCGCCGTCGCGTGCTCTCCTGAGCCGGTCCCCGCTCGGCCGCGGTATTCCGGCATTCCTCTTATGTCCCGGGTGTGAATCCTCGTGGGACATTTGCCTCCTCATGAGGACATCGGGCCTGCCGGGCGGGGCGCGACGCCAAGGCCCCCTTGTTGCGGGGGTGTCCGCTGCCCCACGATGACTGACGACCATTGACCCGTCCATGGCAAACAGCCCTGGGCGGGT
Encoded proteins:
- a CDS encoding ATP-binding cassette domain-containing protein, with the translated sequence MTAPGAPDVIRTEALRKVYPGTDFAAVDGIGLRVRQGEFFGLLGPNGAGKTTTVGMLTGRVVPTSGSAYVGTVDVVRQPALAKQIIACVTQQNTLDRALTVRENLYFHGLLFGIPRKESLRRADELLERFALARWRDASVYALSGGMAQRLMLARAVFHRPAVLFLDEPTAGLDPQGRLALWEALDELIADGRTILLTTHNMEEADQLCDRVAIVDHGRILALDTPAALKRGLGADTTVTVVARGRAEELAHRLEEDIPEVVRTRLTDGGVELQVSGNDRLVPRVVASAEAGGFELVDLSLSQSTLETVFISLTGKELRE
- a CDS encoding ABC transporter permease, with the protein product MAAADGPPEGTDVTAAGSGPGRASAAAVAEEGMPGPRRSSGTAARSALSALIRRDLTVLRKNFGEFAGRTIMQPFLLVFIFLYVFPVIGQGVGSGGGTAGESEFATVLVPGVVSIAVMFQGIQSVAIQMSQEFGFTREIEDRVQAPCPIWLVAVARVLSGAVQGLISAALVLPIAAVVHAPGVRPDLHLHWGVVLTLIPLSCLAMTALGLLLGTTFEPRNIGVMFGFVVLPLVFLGGTYYQWTELSAVEVGGFPWLQTLVLLNPLIYISEGMRAGFTDVSHMPLYVVYPVLIGFCVLFLGLGLRNFRRRVLS